A stretch of Spirochaeta cellobiosiphila DSM 17781 DNA encodes these proteins:
- a CDS encoding chemotaxis protein CheA — protein sequence MSDYLDPNNEELLKDFFVEAQMQVETLEQNILVLENDPNNKDAVDEIFRAAHTLKGGAATVQMTELSEFTHIVEDVLDEIRSGKVSISGDTTDILLDSIDIIKAMMEARAGGSVYDEDTSTTEEKLKAHLSGNVKPIESNKPPEKNLVTKSTPRLNETKTVGVKLSEHEFVELKEAAGDDSEIYKAVVSFDPDNPMNTVGGIQAFAILKEKGKVLRTVPDFESLYEDNFFPQVEYYFTTEISIESLQKSLKISDVTTDVVIDTVSSDVNDDITGEVESNVEATSTNLDQKDSAEIIDKSEELNDQLAVAHSESKEGVTNNSIAPKKGIKSPDAKKINTMGSILRVDSKRIDNLLNLVSETVINKATFNQISNQFSENLSNLQASELEYKDKLKSLFEEIPYLLETLQNGTSVKDIKKQINEKYGNLFSIFDKFEGNLKGTVGTFRGTAQNLGRIISDLHESVLRIRMVPISQIFSRFPRLVRDLSKTLNKKIELHIEGEDTELDKSVIEDLLDPLIHCVRNSMDHGVEHNDERKKKGKSSDGNIWLRASNEGNMIIIEIEDDGKGIDVNMVKQKAIERGLIHPSKNLSDVEAFNLIFEPGFSTAKKVSNISGRGVGLDVVRKQIEKLNGNVNVWSVLDKGSKFTIKLPLTLAIIQGLLVRVNQEIYAIPITSVIDSHRIRPTEIKLIDGYEVFNVRDDVISLIRLNRLFGMPEEEKRDYHFVVVVGSGDKKMGLVVDSLIGEEDVVIKPLKDKYTNSPGIAGATILGDGKVSLIIDVSQILELGLKRERQMRQQREHGIK from the coding sequence ATGAGTGACTATTTAGACCCAAACAATGAAGAACTTTTAAAAGATTTTTTCGTAGAAGCCCAAATGCAGGTTGAAACCCTTGAGCAGAACATCCTTGTTTTAGAGAATGATCCTAATAATAAAGATGCCGTAGACGAGATTTTTCGTGCTGCTCACACTTTAAAAGGGGGTGCTGCAACTGTTCAGATGACAGAGCTAAGTGAGTTTACTCACATAGTCGAAGATGTTTTAGATGAGATCAGATCTGGCAAGGTTAGTATTTCTGGAGATACTACTGATATCTTGTTAGATTCTATTGATATTATTAAAGCTATGATGGAAGCACGGGCTGGTGGTAGTGTGTATGATGAGGATACAAGCACCACTGAAGAAAAATTGAAAGCCCATTTAAGTGGGAATGTTAAACCAATTGAAAGTAATAAACCGCCAGAAAAGAATCTAGTCACTAAATCAACCCCAAGATTAAATGAAACGAAAACTGTTGGAGTAAAACTTTCAGAACATGAATTTGTTGAATTAAAAGAAGCTGCAGGTGATGATTCTGAAATATATAAAGCTGTTGTAAGCTTTGATCCCGACAATCCGATGAATACTGTTGGAGGAATACAAGCTTTCGCAATATTGAAGGAAAAAGGGAAGGTTCTTAGAACAGTCCCCGATTTTGAAAGTTTGTATGAAGATAATTTCTTCCCTCAAGTTGAATATTATTTTACGACTGAGATTTCTATTGAATCTCTACAAAAAAGTCTAAAAATATCAGATGTTACTACTGATGTAGTTATCGATACTGTTAGTTCTGATGTAAATGATGATATTACTGGTGAAGTCGAATCTAATGTGGAAGCAACGAGCACAAATTTAGATCAAAAAGATTCAGCGGAAATTATTGATAAGTCTGAAGAATTGAATGATCAATTGGCTGTTGCTCATTCTGAAAGTAAAGAAGGTGTTACTAACAATAGTATAGCGCCTAAGAAAGGGATTAAATCCCCTGATGCTAAGAAAATCAACACGATGGGATCCATTCTTCGTGTTGATAGCAAAAGAATCGATAACTTACTTAATCTTGTTTCAGAGACAGTTATCAATAAAGCTACTTTCAATCAAATCAGTAATCAATTTAGTGAGAATTTAAGCAATCTACAAGCTTCAGAATTAGAATATAAAGACAAGCTCAAGTCACTGTTTGAGGAAATACCTTATTTGTTAGAAACTTTACAAAATGGTACCTCTGTAAAGGATATAAAGAAACAAATCAATGAAAAATATGGTAATTTATTTAGTATATTTGATAAGTTTGAAGGGAATTTAAAAGGCACTGTAGGAACTTTTAGAGGTACAGCTCAGAACCTAGGACGTATCATCAGCGATCTTCATGAATCCGTTTTAAGAATACGAATGGTTCCCATAAGTCAAATATTTTCTCGGTTTCCACGGTTAGTTAGAGATTTGTCTAAGACATTGAACAAAAAAATTGAACTACATATTGAAGGTGAAGATACAGAACTTGATAAATCAGTAATTGAGGACCTACTAGATCCTTTAATTCATTGTGTTCGAAACTCTATGGATCATGGTGTCGAACATAATGATGAACGTAAGAAAAAGGGCAAGTCTTCTGATGGTAATATTTGGTTAAGAGCTAGTAATGAAGGTAATATGATCATCATTGAAATAGAAGATGATGGAAAAGGAATAGATGTAAATATGGTAAAACAAAAAGCCATAGAGAGAGGTCTGATTCATCCTAGTAAAAATTTATCTGATGTTGAAGCTTTTAACTTGATTTTCGAACCCGGCTTTAGTACAGCAAAAAAAGTCTCTAATATCTCAGGTCGGGGTGTAGGTCTGGACGTTGTAAGAAAACAGATAGAAAAATTGAATGGTAATGTAAACGTTTGGTCTGTATTAGATAAAGGATCTAAGTTCACTATAAAATTACCTTTAACTCTTGCTATAATTCAGGGTTTATTAGTTCGAGTAAATCAAGAAATATACGCAATTCCCATTACTTCCGTTATTGATAGTCATCGTATCAGACCTACTGAAATAAAACTTATAGATGGTTATGAAGTCTTCAACGTTAGAGATGATGTTATATCCTTAATCCGATTAAACAGATTATTTGGTATGCCTGAAGAAGAAAAGCGTGATTATCATTTTGTTGTTGTCGTAGGTTCAGGCGATAAAAAAATGGGCCTTGTCGTCGATTCTCTTATTGGTGAGGAAGATGTTGTAATTAAACCTTTGAAAGATAAATACACAAATTCGCCAGGAATTGCTGGAGCAACTATTCTAGGTGATGGGAAAGTGTCTTTAATCATCGATGTTAGTCAAATTTTGGAATTGGGACTCAAAAGAGAAAGACAGATGAGACAACAAAGAGAACATGGTATTAAATAA